The genomic region CGCCCGAAATGATCGTCGGCGAGCAGCCGGATATCGTTGTTCTGGCGACGGGCGGGCGAAGCCATGTCGAGCAGGTAGAAGGGTGGGGCGCGGCCGAAGGACTGTCCGTCAGCGCCTGGGATATTCTTTCCGAGAAAGTGCCGCCTGCTGAGAACGTGCTGGTCTATGACGGTATCAGCACACATGCGGGTTTCGGCACGGCAGACTTTCTTGCGAGCCGCGGCTGCACGGTCGAGATCGTGACGCCGGACGTTAAGGTCGGCGATGATGTCGGTGGCACGACGTTTCCGATCTTTTATCGCCGTATGTATGCGCAGGGTATCATTCCCACGCCGAACTTCTGGCTCGACCGTGTGTATGCGGAGGGGAATAAGAAGATTGCGGTTCTGCGCAACGAATATACCGACGAGCTTGAAGAACGCGTGGTTGACCAGGTCGTCATCGAGAACGGCATAACGCCGAACACGGAGCTTTACTGGTCGCTGAAAGAGAAGTCGATAAACCGCGGTCAGGTCGATCTCAACGCACTCTATTCCAATACGCCGCAACCTGTGCTGAGCGACCCGACGGAAGGGGACCGTTTCGTGCTGTTCCGCGTGGGCGATTGCGTGTCGATGCACAACATCCACGCGGCGATCTACGACTCGCTCCGGCTCTGCAAGGATTTCTGATCGTGTCTGTCGCGCCTGTCATCACCGTGCTGTTTTGGGTGTCGGTGGTGACATTGGCGCTCGGTATAACGCGCCGCGCGTTGCTGTGGCGTGCAGGACAGCCGGCCACGGTTGCATGGTCGGGATTGTTTGCCGTTCCGAGGCGCTACTTCGTCGACCTTCACCACGTCGTTGCTCGCGAGCCCTACATTGCGCACACGCACGTTGCGACAGCAGGCGGCGCGGTGCTCGCAATCGGGTTAGTTGCGATCAATTATGGGCTGGGGATTTATTCGCGGCTTCTCGATTGGGGCATCGTTCTGGGCGCCGCCGTGATGCTTGCCGGCGTCTATTGCGTTTGGCAACGGCGGCGGAATCCGCCATCACGTCTGTCACGCGGTGCCTGGGATCGACTGCCGTTCACGCTTGCAGCGTTCGCGCTGGGGCTGCTCATTGCCGTGGCTGTTCCGCCGGGAATGCTTTCGGCTGCGATTGCAACGCTGGCGATATTTTTTCTGCTTATCGGCTCCGCCGAGTTGGTTCTCGGGATCGGCTTTGCGGAGCCGATGAAGCACGCTGTGGCGGGGCTTCTGCATCTCGCGTTTCATCCGCGGCCTGAGCGGTTCTCGGGTGTCCGATCAACGGCTCTCAAGCCGTTGCATCTCGATGAACGCGAATATGGTGTCGACGCACCGACTGATTTTCGCTGGAACCAGCTCTTGAGTTTTGATGCCTGTGTTCAATGCGGAAAATGCGAACAGGTATGTCCTGCTTTCGCTGCGGGGCAACCGCTCAATCCGAAAAAACTTATTCAGGATCTCGTCTGCGGGTTCTCGGGCACAAGCGACGTGAGTTATGCGGGCAGTCCCTACCCCGGCATCGCGATTGGTACACATCGCGGTGCGCCGAATGACGCGATCGTTCCGCAGCTTATCGAGGCGCAAACGCTTTGGTCGTGCACGACCTGCCGGGCCTGCGTCGAGGAATGTCCGATGTTGATCGAGCATGTCGACGCGATCGTCGGCATGCGCCGGAGCTTAAACCTGACGCAGGGCGATGTCCCTGGGACGGCGCCGGAGATTCTCGCCAATTTACGCGAGACCGATACGCAAGGCGGCTACGCAAAAACAACGAGATACAACTGGGCGATTGACCTCGACGCGCCGACGGCTGAACCTGGGAAGCCGATCGATCTGTTGCTGTTCGCCGGGGAGGGCGCTTTTGACATGCGCTATCAGCGGACGCTTCGTTCGCTGGTGAAAATTCTGAAAGTTGCTAACGCGGATTTCGCCGTGCTCGGCGAAGATGAGCGGGATAGCGGTGATACGGCTCGTCGGTTGGGGGATGAAGCAACGTTTCAATCCCTCGCCCAAAAGAACATCGCGACGTTGGCCAAGCTCGATTTCAAGCGCATCGTGACGGCAGATCCGCACGTGCTGCACAGTCTTCGCAACGAATATCCGGCGCTTGGCGGGCGTTACGTTGTCGTACACCACACCGCTCTGATCGACGAGTTGATGGAGCGTGGCGCATTGCAATTGGTCGAGCGGCAAGATGCGGGCGCACTTACCTATCATGACCCATGTTATCTCGGTCGCTATAATGGCGAGTTCGAAGCGCCGCGCTCGGTTCTGCGAAAGCTCGGTGCGACCGTTCGAGAGATGGAGCGCTCCGGGTTTCGCGCGCGGTGCTGCGGCGGTGGCGGCGGTGCGCCACTGACCGACATCCCCGGCAAGCTGCGCATTCCGGATATGCGCATGGATGATATTCGCGCTATCGGCGCCGAAGTTGTGGCTGTGGCCTGTCCGCAATGTACGGCAATGCTGGAGGGTGTGGCTGGCGATCGCGCGGAAGTGCTCGATATCGCGGAACTCGTCGCGGCTTCGCTGGAGGAACGGCCATGAGCGGGGCGAAACGGGTTGATCCGCGCCGTCCGTATCGCATCGGACCGAACGGCCTGCGTAGGATCGTTCTCGGCGAGACCGGTGCGGGGGACCTCGCCGTTGGCGCTTCACGAAATTCGGAAGCGCCTCGGGCGAAACCTTTGCGGACCCAAGTCGCCGCCACAAGTTGGCATATGGCCATCGCGCATGCCTATCAAGGACGGCTCGACGACCATGCCCGAGAGGCGATTGCAGCCGCTGCCATTCTCGCGGCGTCGGAGAAGGGCGTGATTGCCGTGATTCTCGGCGCCTTTCATGAGAATGCGGCGGCGCTGGGCGCTGATAAGGTCGTGATCGTGGACGATCTCGATGCCGCCCGCTTCGAACCTCGGCGTGAAGAGGGTGTGGTCGAAGCGCTCATCAATGATTATCAGCCAGAGCACATTTTCCTGCCTGACAACGCGCTGGGTGATGGCGATCTCGGGCGACGGCTGATTGCGAAGCTTCGTGCTTCTGCAGCGACACACGTTTCAGAAATCGACGACAAGCACGTCGCCGTCGGGTGGTCCGGCGGTGGGTGTCTTGCGGATGCGCCGCTGCCGCGTTTCGTGTTGCTGCAGGCAGGCGCGGTTGATAGCAATCTGCCCTTCCTTGGTGCCGGAGAAGTGCTGTCCGCGCCGTTGGCTGCCGACGTCAAGGACGTGTGTCGCGATCTCGGGCTTGAAGCGACGGAAATGGGCTCTATTGCACTGGAGGAGGCGGACTTCATCGTTTCGGCGGGTAATGGCGTGACGAACGTGGCGACGCTCGAAAAGCTGGCGGGCTGCTTCGATGCGGCGGTGGGCGCCAGTCGCGTTGCGGTAGATGATGGGAAGTTTCCGCGCAGCAAGCAGATCGGCGCGTCGGGCAAAACCGTGACCGCGACGACTTATATGGCGGTTGGCATCTCGGGCGCCGTTCAGCATCTGCAGGGTATCAAGGCGTGTCGTCATGTGATCGCAATCAACAGCGATCCCGGTGCGCCGATAATCAAGCGCGCGGATTTAACGGTGGTTGGTGACGCGGAAGAGGTGATGCAAGCTTTGATCGCGCGCGTCGGGCAAGCAAGAACTCAGTCGGAAACGCCGGAGGGGCAGGTATGAGCGCGCCCATTTCCGTC from Hyphomicrobium sp. MC1 harbors:
- a CDS encoding electron transfer flavoprotein subunit alpha/FixB family protein; its protein translation is MSGAKRVDPRRPYRIGPNGLRRIVLGETGAGDLAVGASRNSEAPRAKPLRTQVAATSWHMAIAHAYQGRLDDHAREAIAAAAILAASEKGVIAVILGAFHENAAALGADKVVIVDDLDAARFEPRREEGVVEALINDYQPEHIFLPDNALGDGDLGRRLIAKLRASAATHVSEIDDKHVAVGWSGGGCLADAPLPRFVLLQAGAVDSNLPFLGAGEVLSAPLAADVKDVCRDLGLEATEMGSIALEEADFIVSAGNGVTNVATLEKLAGCFDAAVGASRVAVDDGKFPRSKQIGASGKTVTATTYMAVGISGAVQHLQGIKACRHVIAINSDPGAPIIKRADLTVVGDAEEVMQALIARVGQARTQSETPEGQV
- a CDS encoding (Fe-S)-binding protein; this translates as MVSVAPVITVLFWVSVVTLALGITRRALLWRAGQPATVAWSGLFAVPRRYFVDLHHVVAREPYIAHTHVATAGGAVLAIGLVAINYGLGIYSRLLDWGIVLGAAVMLAGVYCVWQRRRNPPSRLSRGAWDRLPFTLAAFALGLLIAVAVPPGMLSAAIATLAIFFLLIGSAELVLGIGFAEPMKHAVAGLLHLAFHPRPERFSGVRSTALKPLHLDEREYGVDAPTDFRWNQLLSFDACVQCGKCEQVCPAFAAGQPLNPKKLIQDLVCGFSGTSDVSYAGSPYPGIAIGTHRGAPNDAIVPQLIEAQTLWSCTTCRACVEECPMLIEHVDAIVGMRRSLNLTQGDVPGTAPEILANLRETDTQGGYAKTTRYNWAIDLDAPTAEPGKPIDLLLFAGEGAFDMRYQRTLRSLVKILKVANADFAVLGEDERDSGDTARRLGDEATFQSLAQKNIATLAKLDFKRIVTADPHVLHSLRNEYPALGGRYVVVHHTALIDELMERGALQLVERQDAGALTYHDPCYLGRYNGEFEAPRSVLRKLGATVREMERSGFRARCCGGGGGAPLTDIPGKLRIPDMRMDDIRAIGAEVVAVACPQCTAMLEGVAGDRAEVLDIAELVAASLEERP